AGAATTTATGAGATGTTCATGTTGGGTTCTGCAGGTTATCCTCATCAACGGTCAATTTCCAGGTCCTAGGCTTGATACTGTGACCAATGACAACATAATCCTTGACCTTGTCAATAAGTTGGACCTGCCCTTTCTTTTGACATGGTGAGTCACATGAATGATAAACTACCACGTGTAGCAAATCAAGAAACTGACAGCAGTAATCTTGGAACCTGTGGCTTGCTATGTATACTTTAAACTATACACCCAATATGACCCGAACAAGTTGCTTTCGATGCTACgattttgtttctttttttgtACAAACTACGGTATGTTACTAGTAGTGTTATTTTTTTAGGAGATTGGATGCTTGAAAGTTAAAATCTATCGCTTGAATTAGCTGCATTGTGTGATATAGGAATGGGATCAAACAAAGGAAGAATTCTTGGCAAGATGGTGTTGTGGGGACTAATTGTGCAGTCCCACCAAATTCGAACTTCACATATAAGTTCCAAACTAAGGATCAAATCGGAAGCTACATCTACTTCCCATCGACTCTGATGCACAGAGCTGCCGGAGGATTTGGTGCGCTTAATGTGTATGCAAGATCTGTTATTCCGGTCCCGTACGCTCCGCCTGCCGGAGATTTCAGCCTGCTTATTGGTGATTGGTATAAAACCAGTCATAAGGTGAGAGAGAGTTCTGTATTTTCGTGGATGATGCATTATAATAATCGTTTCCCGAGCCTTACCTTGAGCTAGTTAGAATCGACGATAGAGATCTGTATTCCTCGGTGGAAACGATGAGAAAATGGTTGAAATCACGTGTGTTAAAtacttgataaaaaaattgttttacaGGGGTTGCAGCAGATTCTTGATTCTGGAAAATCTTTGCCTTTCCCCGACGGCTTACTTATAAATGGTCAGGGTCGAGCTACCTTCAGTGGCGATCAAGGTGATTTTCCAGGGGCTGAAATCTTAAATTCATGCACCCTTTATGTCTGGAACGAAATTTCGAAGCTGCCTTTTTTTTGGGCTATGAAATGCAAATCAGAATAATCATGAAGAGCTGTGTATTCCAACTGTTTCCTGATCTGAATTTTCAGGTAAAACATACTTGTTCAGAGTCTCGAATGTAGGCCTATCCACCTCCATCAATTTCAGAATCTCGGGGCATAAATTGAAGTTAGTCGAGGTTGAGGGGTCGAATGTGGTTCAGAACGTGTATGATTCTCTTGACGTACACCCTGGTCAATCCTCGACAATTTTAGTAATCTTGGATCAGCCTCCGAAAGACTACTACATCGTCGCGGACACAAGATTCACGACCACAGTTCTTACCGCAGCTGCGGTTTTACACTACACGAACTCTCAGGCCCCCGTTTCTGGACCCTTGCCACCCGGCCCACCTCCTGGAATTGAGTGGTCCATTGAGCAAGCTAGAACTTTCCGGTAAAACTTGAAGAACGACGGACTTGAGAAACCAACAGCCAGTAATTTGCCTTTTCTTTTCGAGTAACCTTATGTGTTCCCATCTCGTTTGCAGGTGGAACTTGACATCCAATGCAGCCAGGCCGAACCCTCAGGGCTCGTTCCATTATGGGAATATTACAACATCAAGGACGATTGTTTTGGCTAATTCGGCCCCTATCATAAACGGGAAGCAGAGATACGCTGTCAATGGCGTTTCTTACATCAATGCTGACACCCCTCTAAAGCTTGCTGATCATTTCAACATTCCTGGTGTTTTCAGTCTAAATTCGGTCCCGAGTTCTCCATCCGGTAGTGGCGCACATTTATCCACAGCCGTGATTGGAACCTCTCTGCACGAATGCATAGAAGTCGTCTTCCAAAACGACGAGAATGCCATGCAATCTTGGCATCTTGATGGCTACGATTTCTGGGTCGTTGGGTATGATACCATATTTAGCCACCTTGAAAAAATCGTATTCGAGGATTGAGTTCTAACCACATTCCTATTCCTTGTAAAACAGATTCGGGACAGGACAGTGGACACAAAGCAGCAGGAAAGGATACAATCTTGTTGATGCCTTAACCAGACATACCACACAGGTAACTTAAAAACTCATCAGCATCATTCCACAATCCTTTTCGCGACATATCCTTACTGCTTTTCTTTTGGGTACATTTTTTAGGTATACCCGAATTCTTGGACAGCTATTTTAGCATCACTGGACAACCAAGGAATGTGGAATTTGAGGTCTGCATTGTGGGGAAGGCAATATCTTGGGCAGCAATTATATCTGAGAGTTTACAATACAATTCCCAGCTTGGCTAATGAATATGATATACCTACAAATGTTCTACTCTGCGGCAAAGCTGTGGGCAGAACCAAGATCCATGGCTAGTTCGAGGATTTTAATGAAATCATCAAGTATTTCTACTGTTTTCCAGTCATGAGAGGTTGACTGCTAGGCTAGTATATTTATATCGAGGAAGAATCTTGTCTAACTTTTTTTACactttttctatttttgtgATGTTTTATGTTAtgactatattatttaataaattttaaaactattttgaGAATGTGTATTGTTTGTATCACAATGAAGGGATGACTTCAACTTACCTTATTGTGTTACATTTTTATTCAACAATTCACGTTTATTTTCGCGTATGAGTTCTACTATTTTTTTGTAGACTCCATGCGTGCAAAGAATTAGAACCATTGGATGCAATCTTAAGATATCATCTTGTCACGATGAGTAAAAGATATGAAAATAATCGCTCGATTGaaattttttccacaaaaactATCCGTTTATTATAATAGATAAGCTAGTTAGTtaactttgttgtatatttaGGTATAATACATGGAAAAT
The sequence above is a segment of the Primulina tabacum isolate GXHZ01 chromosome 6, ASM2559414v2, whole genome shotgun sequence genome. Coding sequences within it:
- the LOC142549719 gene encoding L-ascorbate oxidase homolog yields the protein MRKALLLFSITILAFWDVSDVKAEDAYKYYTWTVTYGTASPLGQPQQVILINGQFPGPRLDTVTNDNIILDLVNKLDLPFLLTWNGIKQRKNSWQDGVVGTNCAVPPNSNFTYKFQTKDQIGSYIYFPSTLMHRAAGGFGALNVYARSVIPVPYAPPAGDFSLLIGDWYKTSHKGLQQILDSGKSLPFPDGLLINGQGRATFSGDQGKTYLFRVSNVGLSTSINFRISGHKLKLVEVEGSNVVQNVYDSLDVHPGQSSTILVILDQPPKDYYIVADTRFTTTVLTAAAVLHYTNSQAPVSGPLPPGPPPGIEWSIEQARTFRWNLTSNAARPNPQGSFHYGNITTSRTIVLANSAPIINGKQRYAVNGVSYINADTPLKLADHFNIPGVFSLNSVPSSPSGSGAHLSTAVIGTSLHECIEVVFQNDENAMQSWHLDGYDFWVVGFGTGQWTQSSRKGYNLVDALTRHTTQVYPNSWTAILASLDNQGMWNLRSALWGRQYLGQQLYLRVYNTIPSLANEYDIPTNVLLCGKAVGRTKIHG